In the Balaenoptera ricei isolate mBalRic1 chromosome 1, mBalRic1.hap2, whole genome shotgun sequence genome, TAAGAAGCCTGGGTTTATATCCTATAAATTGGAGAGGATAGTAATTCTAACTTCATAGTTTTCTAATGATGATTAAATGACACAGAACCATGTCAAGTTCCTAGAAAAGAGTTTGGCACATTGTATGCGTTCAACAAATGCTACAATTGTTAATTGTTGTTAGTTACACTTTCCCCAAGACTGCAGGGAAGGATTGATGACTGGGCTTTGGAAGCAGATACTCACGCTGACCAATTGGTGAGTAATAAGATGCAGTTTTCTCAGCATCACCAAAGTCATAGACCACAGGAATAGCTGGGCCATTGTCAGTCTGACAGCTCCCTGATCCGTACTTCACTGGGTATTTCTGCAGGGACCCAAGATGCAGGTTGTGTGAGGACAGTAGAGAAGCTGCCACATTGGGAATTTGGGGATTTCGAGCCTTCAGGTGTCAATATGCAGAAATCAGCCTAAATAATAGtgactccttccccctccccccaccccatagcTAGGTTCCTAACTAGCTTCAAGCCCCttgtccttcttccctctctaccCGCTCTCTCCTCCTCCATAGGCCTCATCCCGTGCTCAGCTCAGATTCCTGAGAGAGGTAGCACATGAGTTCACCTGACCCACAGGTGGAAGAAACAGCCAAGCGCAAGCACCTGCTAGTGATACGGAACCCAGAGCGGACTTACTCCTCACCCCAAACACTTGGCTCTCTGTCCACCAAAAGGAGTGTGAACAGCCAGCAGCCCCATATACCTGGTAGAGTCCAAACAGATCGTGTCCCAGATTCGGGAAGAAGCTAATGTTGGTGTGGTACCTCCGCAGGGAGCTGTTCCTCCAGTGCTGCAGGGGGGACTTGTTGGGCACATGCCACGTGCCCAGGTCCTGGGCCTGGATGTCATAGTAACCAGGGTTCTGCAGAGCAACACGGACACTGAGCCTGAACAGCCCAGGAGGTCCCACTAACCAAAGACCCACAATGCCGTTCTCAGTTGAGCTGAGAGCTTTGGGCTCCAGGGGGCAGGTGCCCAGCAGTGCTCAGACACCTGCCACCTCCAGCAGACGATAAGGCCCCACCACCCAAAAAGACCCGGTGGGAGAAAAGTCGTGATTCAAGGCAtggacttttttccttcttctccagcCCTACCTCCTCATCCCCATCTCCCATCCTCCCTTCCACATGCTCTGCTCCAGTCACACTCAGCTCCTCACCCTTTCCCAGCTGGGTGGTCAGTGCCACCTACCTTGTATCACTGGTGGCCGCCTCTGCAGACCCAAACGTGTTGGCCCAGTTGCCGTCCCCCTCTGGGCAGTCTGCCCTGCTGCCCTGCTGACTCGACCAGCGATCACCTACCGTGCATTTCCCAGGCATGTGGTTCTCGTGCACACTGGCCACTAGGGTCCAGCCGCCATCTCCAGAGGTCATGTCACAGAAGATCTGGTAGATGACGCCATTCTCAGTGTGGAGGAAATACAGGCCATCTGCGGAGGGAACCAGCCTAGAGAGCCCGTGTCTGCGAGCACAGGGTCCACCTCAGGCTCCAAAACCAGAAACACCCTGGAAAGTCAGAAATGTATCCTAGAGGCTCCCACACATATCCATTTGTTAGAGTACAATTCTCTATGGGTCATCTATGAACAGGGACACTGACAGCCTTTGTTCCACGCTACATGTTCAAAGACTTTGTAGCACTAACATCCTTAGAAGACAGAGATATTAACTCTCAATGGATTGTGCTTCCTTCTGGCCTGGAGAGGCCAGAAATCAGCACCCAACCACATCTCAAGTCTACATCAGGATGTAGCCTCTGGAACTAAGAGTAAAGGGCAGGCATGGTCTCAGCCCTTTATATAAGATTCAGATTCTCTAAGCGCAGAGTTCCTCCTCATGCTCAGCCCCAAAGAGAATAAACTATCTTATCTGAAAAGGTTTGTAGTTGCTTGACGAACCCAATTTACGAGCTGCTTGGCAAACAAACTAAATCTGCAAATGTTTCCTGGCCCTCTTCACATCACCCTGTGGGGATGGGACTCAGGGAACCAGCACAAGAAAATGCTGATACTCTGGCTACTACTATGAATGTGAGTAATAAATTTCTTTGTCTCACTGTCAGGAGTTTCATATTTTCTGCCAGCATCTATGAAACTGTGGCAGGTTAACTCTTTAGCTTACAAGAAGGGGAAAATCTTAGACTCATCACCGCTCTGGCCACCACCTTAAGAGTCACCAGGAACACTGCATTCTCTCTGTGTTCAGAAGATCATGTCTGCTGTGCCTGGGTGAGACTGAAAAACCTCaaaattctcactggaaatctCCTTGGCTGTAGCTGGAGTCAGAGCAGACAGGAGTGATGGGTACACTCCTCTTGCTGTCCATGACTGGGGTCCCTTTAGGTTAAAAGTGACTAAAATGAGAGGATGCTGGGTTGGTTTATAACTCACCACTTGCTTCAC is a window encoding:
- the ITLN2 gene encoding LOW QUALITY PROTEIN: intelectin-2 (The sequence of the model RefSeq protein was modified relative to this genomic sequence to represent the inferred CDS: deleted 1 base in 1 codon; substituted 1 base at 1 genomic stop codon), with the protein product MPAQGTGARFCLLLFPSLATRGPSAAATHSPETFQESKTSASFLSFLPRSIKEIKESCGEASDGLYFLHTENGVIYQIFCDMTSGDGGWTLVASVHENHMPGKCTVGDRWSSQQGSRADCPEGDGNWANTFGSAEAATSDTRXNPGYYDIQAQDLGTWHVPNKSPLQHWRNSSLRRYHTNISFFPNLGHDLFGLYQKYPVKYGSGSCQTDNGPAIPVVYDFGDAEKTASYYSPIGQREFVAGFVQFRVFNNDRAANALCAGMRVTGCNTEHHCIGREGFFPEANPMQCGDFSSFDWNGYGAHSGYSCSRETTEAAVLLFYL